In a single window of the Coprothermobacter proteolyticus DSM 5265 genome:
- a CDS encoding biotin--[acetyl-CoA-carboxylase] ligase, with translation MRIQKFEVVESTNDLARKYILEGNKEPAAFVAEHQTRGKGRLGRVWEDEPGKSLLVSFALPGSTYSNPPLLGLATAVFVGEYLDLLPVPWETKWPNDVLIEGKKVAGILPEGIWQDGLVGVVVGVGLNVNQDEFPDDTEATSIKHAFGQALPVEQPLMYLIYRMEQVYEQIVDFSEILATFKDKFKSMGKKLRVRSNDQVWEGTAVDIEEDGSLILNMEGKLVTLGWGEVTLR, from the coding sequence ATGAGAATACAGAAGTTCGAAGTGGTGGAATCCACAAACGACCTTGCTCGCAAGTACATTTTGGAAGGCAACAAAGAACCTGCTGCTTTCGTGGCAGAGCATCAAACTAGGGGCAAAGGTCGTTTGGGTCGAGTGTGGGAGGACGAGCCAGGGAAAAGTCTGTTGGTAAGCTTCGCTTTGCCGGGTAGTACCTACAGTAATCCACCTTTGCTTGGGCTTGCTACTGCCGTTTTTGTGGGAGAGTATTTGGATTTACTCCCTGTGCCATGGGAAACCAAGTGGCCCAATGACGTACTAATTGAAGGTAAGAAGGTGGCAGGCATTCTGCCTGAAGGCATTTGGCAGGATGGACTTGTAGGAGTGGTGGTGGGTGTTGGTCTCAATGTTAATCAAGATGAGTTTCCCGACGATACTGAGGCAACTTCTATAAAACACGCGTTCGGACAGGCTTTACCAGTAGAGCAACCACTCATGTACCTTATCTACCGCATGGAGCAGGTGTACGAGCAAATCGTTGATTTTTCGGAAATCCTTGCCACGTTCAAAGACAAATTCAAATCCATGGGAAAGAAATTGCGGGTACGAAGCAACGATCAAGTTTGGGAAGGAACCGCTGTGGACATTGAAGAAGATGGAAGTTTGATCCTGAACATGGAAGGCAAACTGGTAACGTTAGGTTGGGGTGAGGTTACGCTGCGGTAA